One window from the genome of Pyxidicoccus xibeiensis encodes:
- a CDS encoding zinc-dependent alcohol dehydrogenase has protein sequence MKAVVFHGIGDIRLDEVEEPSIEKPTDAVVRLTASAICGTDLHMIRGTMPGMKPGTILGHEGVGYIETLGDDVRNFSVGDRVVICSTIACGNCAYCRSGYYAQCNDANPNGPSAGTAFFGGPAMTGPFHGMQAEKVRVPFAHVGMVKVPEGVTDEQAILISDIFPTGYFGAELAEIKQGDTVAVFGCGPVGLFAIVSAKLLGAGRVFAIDCHEDRLELARAQGAEIINFDQEDPVATLKRLTNGIGVDRAIDAVGVDSIHAHHGPAEKAAKAEKAEFKREVKEVAPKTNPDGDNWVPGDAPAQALLWAVEGLAKAGTLSIIGVYPQQMKTFPIGMAMNKNLTLKMGNCNHRKYIPKLLELVRTGVVDPTAILSHVEPMGSAIDAYRNFDLRKPGWVKVELEPSQIQ, from the coding sequence ATGAAGGCAGTCGTTTTCCATGGGATTGGGGACATCCGGCTCGACGAGGTGGAGGAGCCGTCCATCGAGAAGCCGACGGACGCCGTCGTCCGGCTCACCGCGAGCGCCATCTGTGGCACGGACCTGCACATGATTCGCGGCACCATGCCGGGCATGAAGCCGGGCACCATCCTCGGCCACGAGGGCGTGGGCTACATCGAGACGCTCGGTGACGACGTGCGCAACTTCAGCGTCGGAGACCGCGTGGTCATCTGCTCCACCATCGCCTGTGGCAACTGCGCGTACTGCCGCTCGGGCTACTACGCCCAGTGCAACGATGCGAACCCCAACGGGCCCTCCGCGGGCACCGCGTTCTTCGGCGGGCCGGCCATGACCGGGCCCTTCCACGGCATGCAGGCGGAGAAGGTGCGGGTGCCCTTCGCGCACGTGGGCATGGTGAAGGTCCCCGAGGGCGTCACCGACGAGCAGGCCATCCTCATCTCCGACATCTTCCCCACCGGCTACTTCGGCGCGGAGCTGGCGGAAATCAAGCAGGGTGACACCGTGGCGGTGTTCGGCTGCGGGCCCGTGGGCCTGTTCGCCATCGTCAGCGCGAAGCTGCTCGGGGCGGGCCGCGTCTTCGCCATCGACTGCCACGAGGACCGGCTGGAGCTGGCGCGGGCCCAGGGCGCCGAAATCATCAACTTCGACCAGGAGGACCCCGTCGCGACGCTCAAGCGCCTCACCAACGGCATCGGCGTGGACCGCGCCATCGACGCGGTGGGCGTGGACTCCATACATGCCCACCACGGTCCCGCGGAGAAGGCCGCCAAGGCCGAGAAGGCCGAGTTCAAGCGCGAGGTGAAGGAGGTGGCTCCCAAGACGAACCCGGATGGCGACAACTGGGTGCCGGGCGATGCCCCCGCGCAGGCGCTGCTGTGGGCGGTGGAAGGGCTGGCCAAGGCGGGCACGCTGTCCATCATCGGCGTCTACCCGCAGCAGATGAAGACGTTCCCCATCGGCATGGCGATGAACAAGAACCTCACGCTGAAGATGGGCAACTGCAACCACCGCAAGTACATCCCCAAGCTGCTGGAGCTGGTGCGCACCGGCGTGGTGGACCCCACGGCCATCCTCTCGCACGTCGAGCCCATGGGCAGCGCCATCGACGCGTACCGCAACTTCGACCTGCGCAAGCCGGGCTGGGTGAAGGTGGAGCTGGAGCCCTCCCAGATTCAGTAG
- a CDS encoding S-adenosylmethionine:tRNA ribosyltransferase-isomerase, whose protein sequence is MKPATWPNAHPETGRLLHVEPRAGRFSDAHVADLPSLLRAGDLLVLNDAATLPASLPGRTESAERIELRLLSREPDDTWTAVLFGAGDWRKRTEDRPPPPPMPVGSRFMVGGLKARVVAVLPPSPRLLRVAFDARGAALWSALYRSGRPVQYAYTGGPLALWHVQTVYGARPWAAEAPSAGLPLTWSLLLALRRKGVRLASLTHAAGLSSTGDEALDAALPRPERSDIPAPTVEAVERTRASGGRVVAVGTTVVRALEGRAAQHGGKLVAGEEVTDLLLGPGYVPRVVHGLLTGVHEPGSSHHALLQSFAPLPLLREAAAHAEAAGYLGHEFGDSCLLLDA, encoded by the coding sequence ATGAAGCCCGCCACCTGGCCCAACGCGCACCCGGAGACGGGACGCCTGCTGCACGTGGAGCCCCGCGCGGGCCGCTTCAGCGACGCCCACGTGGCGGACCTGCCGTCGCTGCTGCGCGCAGGAGATTTGCTGGTGCTGAACGACGCCGCCACGCTGCCCGCCTCGCTGCCCGGGCGCACCGAGTCGGCAGAGCGCATCGAGCTGCGGCTGCTGTCACGCGAGCCGGACGACACGTGGACGGCGGTGCTCTTCGGCGCGGGTGACTGGCGCAAGCGCACCGAGGACCGGCCGCCCCCGCCGCCCATGCCCGTGGGCTCGCGCTTCATGGTGGGCGGGCTGAAGGCCCGGGTGGTGGCGGTGCTGCCGCCTTCGCCCCGGCTGCTGCGGGTGGCCTTCGACGCGCGGGGCGCGGCGCTGTGGTCCGCCCTGTACCGGAGCGGCCGGCCGGTGCAGTACGCGTACACCGGAGGGCCGCTGGCGCTGTGGCACGTGCAGACGGTGTACGGCGCGCGTCCCTGGGCCGCGGAGGCGCCCTCCGCGGGGCTGCCCCTCACCTGGAGCCTGCTGCTGGCGCTGCGGCGCAAGGGCGTGCGCCTGGCGTCCCTCACCCATGCCGCGGGGCTGTCCTCCACGGGGGATGAGGCCCTGGACGCGGCGCTGCCCCGGCCCGAGCGCTCGGACATTCCCGCCCCCACGGTGGAGGCAGTGGAGCGCACTCGGGCGTCGGGTGGGCGCGTGGTGGCGGTGGGCACCACCGTGGTGCGGGCCCTGGAGGGGCGCGCGGCCCAGCACGGCGGGAAGCTGGTGGCCGGTGAAGAGGTGACGGACCTGCTGCTGGGGCCGGGCTACGTGCCCCGCGTGGTGCACGGGCTGCTCACCGGCGTGCACGAGCCGGGGAGCAGCCACCATGCGCTGCTCCAGTCCTTCGCCCCGCTGCCGCTGCTGCGGGAGGCGGCCGCGCACGCGGAGGCGGCCGGCTACCTGGGACACGAGTTCGGAGACTCGTGCCTCCTGCTGGATGCGTGA
- a CDS encoding SDR family NAD(P)-dependent oxidoreductase: MKLVGRAVLITGASRGLGQALMATFARRGARVVGVARHAGEMEAAVAPLRAEGLDVHALAYDVGDKESIYPLVGAATALVGPVDVLVHNASTLGPTPLPLLLDTACEDLQRVLEVNVVGPFRLTKAVAGSMAVRGHGLVLNITSDAAVSAYPRWGAYGVSKAALEHLGRVWAAELEGTGVGFLNIDPGDMDTKMYRDALPEADYSKLGRPEAVAARIVTLVERSAESLPSGTRLEATKLEAA, translated from the coding sequence ATGAAGCTCGTCGGAAGAGCGGTGCTGATCACGGGAGCGAGCCGGGGGCTGGGCCAGGCCTTGATGGCGACGTTCGCCCGCAGGGGTGCCCGGGTGGTGGGCGTGGCGCGCCACGCGGGGGAGATGGAGGCCGCCGTCGCGCCCCTGCGCGCGGAGGGGCTGGACGTCCACGCGCTGGCGTACGACGTGGGCGACAAGGAGTCCATCTACCCGCTGGTGGGCGCGGCCACGGCGCTGGTGGGCCCGGTGGACGTGCTGGTGCACAACGCGAGCACGCTGGGGCCCACGCCCCTGCCGCTGCTCCTGGACACGGCGTGCGAGGACCTGCAGCGCGTGCTGGAGGTCAACGTGGTGGGCCCCTTCCGGCTCACCAAGGCGGTGGCGGGCAGCATGGCGGTGCGAGGCCACGGGCTGGTGCTGAACATCACCTCGGACGCGGCCGTGTCCGCCTACCCGCGCTGGGGCGCGTACGGCGTGTCCAAGGCGGCACTGGAGCACCTGGGCCGCGTCTGGGCCGCGGAGCTGGAGGGCACCGGCGTGGGCTTCCTCAACATCGACCCGGGGGACATGGACACGAAGATGTACCGGGACGCGCTGCCGGAGGCGGACTACTCGAAGCTGGGCAGGCCGGAGGCGGTGGCGGCGCGCATCGTCACGCTGGTGGAGCGGAGCGCGGAGTCGCTGCCGTCGGGCACCCGCCTGGAGGCGACGAAGCTGGAGGCCGCATGA
- a CDS encoding helix-turn-helix domain-containing protein, whose protein sequence is MNDEDLPDRLARNIRTLRETRGATQAQLSKLAGVPRATWAHLESGAANPTLSVLHRVASALQVSLEELIAKPRASARHYPRASLPVRMRGGGLLRKLLPDPLPGMEFDRVELPPQVRITGVPHTPGTREYLACESGEMVLIASGERFHLQPGDVVVFRGDQKHSYENPGAKPAVGYSVVLLAPTI, encoded by the coding sequence ATGAACGACGAAGACCTGCCGGACAGGCTGGCGCGCAACATCCGGACGCTCCGCGAGACGCGAGGGGCCACGCAGGCGCAGCTCTCGAAGCTCGCGGGGGTGCCTCGCGCCACGTGGGCCCACCTGGAGTCCGGCGCGGCCAACCCCACGCTGTCCGTGCTGCACCGGGTGGCATCGGCGCTCCAGGTGTCGCTGGAAGAGCTGATAGCGAAGCCCCGGGCGAGCGCCCGGCACTACCCTCGCGCCAGCCTGCCCGTGCGGATGCGCGGTGGCGGCCTGCTGCGCAAGCTGCTGCCCGACCCGCTGCCCGGCATGGAGTTCGACCGGGTGGAGCTGCCGCCACAGGTGCGCATCACCGGCGTGCCGCACACTCCCGGCACCCGCGAGTACCTCGCCTGCGAGTCCGGGGAGATGGTGCTCATCGCCAGCGGGGAGCGCTTCCACCTCCAGCCCGGCGACGTCGTCGTGTTCCGCGGAGACCAGAAGCACTCGTACGAGAACCCCGGCGCGAAGCCCGCCGTGGGCTACTCCGTCGTCCTGCTGGCGCCCACCATTTGA
- a CDS encoding 2OG-Fe(II) oxygenase: MELTDEEVEALGTRGYFIRPTFLGEARARAARDEALARVSSGGLRPAGIRRGADRTHDSAVRGDLIDWVVPEPGTPLGSLWERFRELGEALSSGAYLGLGRFDLQLACYPGGGAHYARHRDAFPGQSNRRATAIWYANADWVPEHGGVLRLYPEDSAPVDVAPTLDRLVVFLSERIEHEVLAAHAPRLALTAWYYGRDAG, encoded by the coding sequence GTGGAGCTGACGGACGAGGAAGTCGAAGCCCTGGGGACGCGCGGATATTTCATCCGGCCCACGTTCCTGGGCGAGGCACGGGCCCGCGCGGCGCGCGACGAGGCGCTGGCCCGGGTGTCATCGGGCGGACTGAGGCCGGCAGGCATCCGGCGGGGCGCGGACCGGACGCACGACTCGGCCGTGCGCGGAGACCTCATCGACTGGGTGGTGCCCGAGCCGGGCACGCCGCTGGGCTCGCTGTGGGAGCGCTTCCGCGAGCTGGGCGAGGCGCTGTCCTCGGGCGCGTACCTGGGGCTGGGGCGCTTCGACCTGCAGCTCGCCTGCTACCCGGGGGGCGGAGCGCACTACGCGCGCCACCGCGACGCGTTCCCCGGCCAGTCCAACCGACGGGCCACGGCCATCTGGTACGCCAACGCGGACTGGGTGCCGGAGCACGGGGGCGTGCTGCGGCTGTACCCGGAGGACTCCGCGCCCGTGGACGTGGCGCCGACGCTGGACCGACTGGTGGTGTTCCTGAGCGAGCGAATCGAGCACGAGGTGCTGGCCGCCCACGCCCCGCGCCTGGCCCTCACGGCCTGGTACTACGGACGGGACGCGGGCTGA
- a CDS encoding DUF4230 domain-containing protein encodes MAHLSRVLTVLLGATLGALGAWLLLRPPPSSLPDTPSVVQQMRDVARLETLEVALYKKVAFVPEPEATDTLWKDVLIWARHSIQNPHGRAIVFADARLGFDFQRFDKSHLQVAGTRVYVVLPPLDVKVELRPGETEVIDSNLDSAQTAQLLEKARLAFEQEVRGDARLKQRAKDSAERALRGLLLTLGYREVLFVDTLPTATAG; translated from the coding sequence ATGGCGCACCTCTCACGAGTCCTCACCGTCCTCCTGGGAGCCACGCTCGGAGCACTGGGCGCCTGGCTGCTCCTCCGCCCTCCGCCGTCGTCCCTGCCCGACACGCCCTCCGTGGTGCAGCAGATGCGCGACGTGGCCCGGCTGGAGACGCTGGAGGTGGCCCTCTACAAGAAGGTGGCCTTCGTCCCCGAGCCCGAGGCGACGGACACGCTGTGGAAGGACGTGCTCATCTGGGCGCGCCACTCCATCCAGAACCCGCATGGCCGCGCCATCGTCTTCGCGGACGCACGCCTGGGCTTCGACTTCCAGCGCTTCGACAAGTCCCACCTGCAGGTGGCCGGCACCCGCGTCTACGTGGTGCTGCCGCCGCTGGACGTGAAGGTGGAGCTGCGCCCCGGCGAGACGGAGGTCATCGACTCCAACCTGGACAGCGCGCAGACGGCGCAGCTCTTGGAGAAGGCCCGCCTCGCCTTCGAGCAGGAGGTGCGCGGCGACGCGCGCCTCAAGCAGCGCGCGAAGGACTCGGCGGAGCGCGCCCTGCGCGGGCTGCTGCTCACGCTCGGCTACCGCGAGGTCCTCTTCGTGGACACCCTGCCCACCGCCACCGCTGGCTGA
- a CDS encoding tetratricopeptide repeat protein, producing MSASQELERVRRKVEAGETLGDAELDLLREEARRTPGPSLRLAVAHALVNAGAEREALPLLEALRRDFPKDVPVRLGLARALLGLERHGDAEALLREVQAQEPSDPEVLKVLAVLGLRRGEAEKARAYIKDALARDPFDAEARLLKEELEAADLPPPPAPQVQVLRPEFTTALAAALARARVGFRRQGKDLLVKLASGGVGRVDVGSLYAAYRASSGAPGLTAYVDALAARLGGLSSGLVAEASALESRLRPVLRPAGFSARAVGALCRPGPAGLEVFYVLEDAEFVRYLPEAALAPAGLTAEAVDAAAWRNLEASPAPVQLVLIDQGEVRLAEAFSGLWAVAEGDGHDAARLLTRAQWRELMARTREGPLRVALGRRELALVCRETDVEACEALERLVPSPDGIPGVFRLTAKGLSAV from the coding sequence GTGAGCGCCTCCCAGGAACTGGAGCGGGTCCGTCGGAAGGTGGAGGCGGGCGAGACACTCGGCGACGCGGAGCTGGACTTGCTGCGCGAGGAGGCGCGGCGCACCCCCGGCCCCTCGCTGCGGTTGGCCGTGGCGCACGCGCTCGTCAACGCGGGCGCCGAGCGCGAGGCGCTGCCCCTGCTGGAGGCCCTGCGGCGCGACTTCCCGAAGGACGTGCCGGTGCGGCTGGGGCTGGCGCGGGCGCTGCTGGGGCTGGAGCGGCACGGGGACGCGGAGGCGCTGCTGCGAGAAGTCCAGGCCCAGGAGCCCAGCGACCCGGAGGTGCTCAAGGTGCTCGCGGTGCTGGGGCTGCGGCGCGGCGAGGCCGAGAAGGCCCGCGCGTATATAAAGGATGCGCTGGCCAGGGACCCCTTCGACGCCGAGGCGCGGCTGCTGAAGGAGGAGCTGGAGGCCGCCGACCTGCCGCCTCCGCCGGCGCCCCAGGTGCAGGTGCTGCGCCCGGAGTTCACCACCGCCCTCGCCGCCGCGCTGGCACGGGCCCGGGTGGGCTTCCGGCGGCAGGGCAAGGACCTGCTGGTGAAGCTGGCGTCGGGCGGGGTGGGGCGCGTGGACGTGGGCTCGCTGTACGCGGCCTACCGCGCGTCCTCGGGTGCCCCGGGCCTCACGGCGTACGTGGATGCGCTGGCGGCGCGGCTGGGAGGGCTCTCCTCCGGACTGGTCGCCGAAGCCTCCGCGCTGGAGTCACGGCTGCGTCCGGTGCTGCGGCCCGCGGGCTTCTCGGCGCGGGCGGTGGGTGCGCTGTGCCGGCCGGGCCCCGCGGGCCTGGAGGTCTTCTACGTGCTGGAGGACGCCGAGTTCGTGCGCTACCTGCCGGAGGCCGCGCTGGCCCCGGCGGGGCTGACGGCGGAGGCGGTGGACGCGGCGGCCTGGCGCAACCTGGAGGCGAGCCCGGCGCCGGTACAGCTCGTCCTCATCGACCAGGGCGAGGTGCGGCTGGCGGAGGCCTTCTCCGGCCTGTGGGCGGTGGCGGAGGGAGATGGCCACGACGCCGCGCGCCTGCTCACCCGGGCCCAGTGGCGGGAGCTCATGGCGCGCACCCGGGAGGGGCCGCTGCGGGTGGCGCTGGGCCGACGGGAGCTGGCGCTCGTGTGCCGCGAGACGGACGTCGAGGCGTGCGAGGCGCTGGAGCGGCTGGTGCCCTCGCCGGACGGCATTCCCGGCGTCTTCCGCCTCACCGCGAAGGGACTGTCCGCCGTGTGA
- the pdxR gene encoding MocR-like pyridoxine biosynthesis transcription factor PdxR encodes MKRAPSGIVPIISVDRRSPQPLYRQVYEAYREAIVDRRLRAGQRLPSTRSLATELGISRIPILGAFEQLLAEGYFESRVGSGTFVASTLPDEAPVPESRASVRSTVARPGRRVVSQRSALLPVAPGPWMGNWGAFRVSQPAIDHFPFQVWSTLVARHSRNPTRNLLAYGDPMGYRPFREALAEYLRTSRAVRCEAEQIMVVSGSQQALELSARVLLDPRSPVWMEEPGYAGARDVLTLAGARLVPVPVDAEGLDVSAGIARCANARAVYVTPSHQYPLGGTLSASRRLQLLDWAQRSGAWVLEDDYDSEYRYESLPVSALQGMDRDSRVIYIGTFSKVLYPALRIGYLVLPPDLVPRFARLRDAMDIFPPTLFQAVLTDFLTEGHFARHLRKMRLLYRERRTALVDALQREFGDMLEVLGAQAGMHLVAALPKRFKDRPLSERAAKEGLWTMPLSRCYQEEPGRHGFVLGFGSTDVERIPEAVRHLRKVVRGG; translated from the coding sequence GTGAAGAGAGCCCCGTCGGGAATCGTCCCCATCATCTCGGTGGACCGCCGCTCGCCTCAGCCGCTGTACCGGCAGGTGTACGAGGCGTACCGGGAGGCCATCGTCGACCGGAGGCTGCGGGCAGGGCAGCGGCTGCCGTCGACGCGGAGCCTGGCCACCGAGCTGGGCATCTCCCGCATCCCCATCCTGGGCGCATTCGAGCAGCTGCTGGCCGAGGGCTACTTCGAGAGCCGCGTGGGCTCGGGGACCTTCGTGGCCAGCACGCTGCCCGACGAGGCGCCGGTGCCGGAGTCGCGCGCGAGCGTCCGGAGCACGGTGGCCCGGCCCGGCAGGCGCGTGGTCTCCCAGCGCAGCGCGCTGCTCCCGGTCGCCCCCGGGCCCTGGATGGGGAACTGGGGCGCCTTCCGCGTGAGTCAGCCCGCGATAGACCACTTTCCCTTCCAGGTCTGGTCGACGCTGGTCGCCCGCCACTCGCGCAATCCGACCCGGAACCTGCTGGCCTACGGCGACCCCATGGGCTACCGGCCCTTTCGCGAGGCGCTCGCCGAGTACCTCCGGACGTCGCGGGCGGTACGATGCGAGGCGGAGCAGATCATGGTGGTCAGCGGCTCGCAGCAGGCGCTGGAGCTGTCCGCGCGCGTGCTGCTGGACCCTCGCAGCCCCGTCTGGATGGAGGAGCCGGGCTACGCCGGAGCGCGGGACGTCCTCACCCTGGCCGGCGCCCGGCTGGTGCCCGTCCCCGTCGACGCGGAGGGACTGGACGTGAGCGCCGGCATCGCCCGCTGCGCGAATGCGCGGGCCGTCTATGTCACGCCCTCGCACCAGTATCCGCTCGGGGGGACGCTGAGCGCGTCACGCCGGCTCCAGCTCCTGGACTGGGCGCAGCGCAGCGGCGCGTGGGTCCTCGAGGACGACTACGACAGCGAGTACCGCTACGAGAGCCTGCCCGTGTCGGCGCTGCAGGGGATGGATAGGGACTCCCGGGTCATCTACATCGGCACCTTCAGCAAGGTGCTCTATCCCGCGCTGCGCATCGGCTACCTCGTCCTGCCCCCGGACCTGGTGCCCCGCTTCGCGCGGCTTCGCGATGCGATGGACATCTTTCCGCCAACGCTCTTCCAGGCCGTCCTCACGGACTTCCTCACCGAGGGACACTTCGCGCGCCACCTGCGGAAGATGCGGCTGCTCTACCGCGAGCGGCGCACGGCGCTGGTGGACGCGCTCCAGCGGGAGTTCGGCGACATGCTGGAGGTGCTCGGCGCCCAGGCGGGCATGCACCTGGTGGCGGCGCTGCCGAAGCGCTTCAAGGACAGACCGCTCTCCGAGCGCGCCGCGAAGGAGGGGCTGTGGACGATGCCGCTCTCCCGCTGCTACCAGGAGGAGCCGGGCCGCCACGGCTTCGTGCTGGGCTTCGGCTCCACGGACGTCGAGCGGATACCGGAGGCCGTGCGCCACCTCCGGAAGGTGGTTCGCGGTGGCTGA
- a CDS encoding response regulator translates to MSSINAIDAISHLLEEERERVARLWAKRLRTETYEVDIPGRDLRAPLRRLLDELNRLLKDRGEDAVRLWPEVVRSHGAYRYGQNFEPEDLSREFKSLEEVMMYIYARRNGGQIEPEVAELIAELVWEADAAAQASYARVLKTEEVRFREAAVMESVLNQVDVGIMLAEVDGTVSFATPPVSRLMGLPMRAVVGARAANTLNPVLTQVNARHLTGEPFKVSDMPFLRALKEKVPVRGVMMVVERPSGGEATLELSATPVWEEEGELAGAIMTFTDRTEAVNKTKALQSAHGELRRLQGRLLQRTRQQALGQLASGAAHALNNFLNVLRLRITLLQREFKPEHLDSLDKTVGQIGELVARLQEFNVQRTQEQPTDVPVDQTVREALELARGELEQREHPVYVDLDLGGAGLVRADAGFFRELVVNLLLAARDRMETGGRLRVSSRANGEPWLTLRIEDEGPPYAVEELTQLFDPLRRDTGAPQLSLYLAVARAQVERWGGQLTAENSSSGHGAAFVVRLPRVHEVTASEAARTEASRAEVTRPEAPRRFQQTRRVLVVDDDLDNARMMAEVLSEEGYEVQVAHSPEVALGIWDRRRFDAALLDAVMPEMSGWDLARELRKKSPHALLAIVTGMDVRGQNRSSLALVDAVFRKPIDVGALDDFLGQAEGGGGAGEGGTTPPSTPVTGPAGVQH, encoded by the coding sequence GTGTCTTCCATCAACGCCATCGACGCCATCTCCCACCTGCTCGAGGAAGAACGCGAGCGCGTGGCGCGCCTGTGGGCCAAGCGCCTTCGCACGGAGACCTACGAGGTCGACATCCCGGGCCGTGACCTGCGCGCCCCCCTGCGCCGGCTGCTGGACGAGCTGAACCGCCTGCTGAAGGACCGGGGCGAGGACGCGGTGCGCCTCTGGCCGGAGGTGGTGCGCTCGCACGGGGCGTACCGCTATGGCCAGAACTTCGAGCCCGAGGACCTGTCCCGGGAGTTCAAGTCCCTGGAAGAAGTGATGATGTACATCTACGCACGCCGCAACGGGGGGCAGATAGAGCCCGAGGTGGCGGAGCTCATCGCCGAGCTGGTGTGGGAGGCGGACGCGGCGGCGCAGGCCTCCTACGCGCGGGTGCTGAAGACGGAGGAGGTGCGCTTCCGCGAGGCCGCGGTGATGGAGTCGGTGCTCAACCAGGTGGACGTCGGCATCATGCTGGCGGAGGTGGACGGCACCGTCTCCTTCGCCACGCCGCCGGTGAGCCGGTTGATGGGGCTGCCCATGCGCGCGGTGGTGGGCGCTCGGGCGGCGAACACCCTCAACCCGGTGCTGACGCAGGTGAACGCGCGGCACCTGACGGGTGAGCCCTTCAAGGTGTCGGACATGCCCTTCCTGCGGGCCCTCAAGGAGAAGGTGCCGGTGCGCGGGGTGATGATGGTGGTGGAGCGCCCCAGCGGCGGCGAGGCCACGCTGGAGCTGAGCGCCACACCCGTGTGGGAGGAGGAGGGCGAGCTGGCCGGCGCCATCATGACCTTCACCGACCGCACCGAGGCCGTGAACAAGACCAAGGCCCTGCAGAGCGCGCACGGGGAGCTGCGGCGGCTGCAGGGGCGGCTGCTGCAGCGCACCCGCCAGCAGGCCCTGGGGCAGCTGGCCAGCGGCGCGGCGCACGCGCTCAACAACTTCCTCAACGTGCTGCGGCTGCGCATCACCCTGCTGCAGCGCGAGTTCAAGCCCGAGCACCTGGACTCGCTCGACAAGACGGTGGGGCAGATTGGCGAGCTGGTGGCGCGGCTGCAGGAGTTCAACGTCCAGCGCACCCAGGAGCAGCCCACGGACGTGCCGGTGGACCAGACGGTGCGCGAGGCGCTGGAGCTGGCGCGCGGCGAGCTGGAGCAGCGCGAGCACCCCGTCTACGTGGACCTGGACCTGGGAGGCGCCGGGCTGGTGCGGGCGGACGCGGGCTTCTTCCGCGAGCTGGTGGTGAACCTGCTGCTGGCCGCCAGGGACCGCATGGAGACCGGGGGCCGGCTGCGCGTCAGCAGCCGTGCGAACGGGGAGCCCTGGCTGACGCTGCGCATCGAGGACGAGGGCCCGCCGTACGCGGTGGAGGAGCTGACGCAGCTGTTCGACCCGCTGCGCAGGGACACGGGGGCGCCGCAGCTGTCGCTGTACCTGGCCGTGGCGCGTGCGCAGGTGGAGCGCTGGGGCGGTCAGCTGACGGCGGAGAACAGCTCCTCGGGGCACGGGGCCGCCTTCGTGGTGCGGCTGCCGCGCGTACACGAAGTCACTGCGTCGGAGGCCGCCCGGACGGAGGCCTCGCGCGCGGAGGTGACGCGGCCGGAGGCGCCCCGGCGCTTCCAACAGACGCGCCGCGTGCTGGTGGTGGACGACGACCTGGACAACGCCCGGATGATGGCGGAGGTGCTGAGCGAGGAGGGCTACGAGGTGCAGGTGGCCCACAGTCCGGAAGTGGCCCTGGGCATCTGGGACCGGCGCCGCTTCGACGCCGCGCTGCTGGACGCCGTGATGCCGGAGATGAGCGGGTGGGACCTGGCGCGCGAGCTGCGCAAGAAGTCGCCCCATGCGCTGCTGGCCATCGTCACCGGCATGGACGTGCGCGGGCAGAACCGCTCCAGCCTGGCGCTGGTGGACGCGGTGTTCCGCAAGCCCATCGACGTGGGCGCGCTGGACGACTTCCTCGGGCAGGCCGAGGGCGGCGGCGGCGCGGGGGAGGGTGGAACGACGCCTCCCTCCACGCCCGTCACCGGGCCCGCTGGCGTGCAGCACTGA
- a CDS encoding DUF2270 domain-containing protein yields the protein MAGTERNKSDLMEPPWLSQQAMAQLFRGEISRSDTWRTRLDTTTNWALTTTAAVISFGFATPQSSHVTFLVGIWMVLSFLLIEARRYRYYDLWNRRVRLLEDGWWAPMLRREPVDPDAMRELAVEMSRPQLQLSLFSAISTRLNRAYGPILMVLMATWFVKVYSHPKPPKDFDEFLERAHVAWVPGGLITGLLVFLTLGATYLFVASFFVRAPMGELRTRPRGRRAALWESFYRPYAIHTRRQQPRRRPRPSASAEH from the coding sequence ATGGCAGGCACCGAGCGAAACAAGAGCGACCTCATGGAGCCGCCGTGGCTGTCCCAGCAGGCCATGGCGCAGCTGTTCCGTGGGGAGATCAGCCGCTCGGACACGTGGCGCACGCGCCTGGACACCACCACCAACTGGGCGCTCACCACGACGGCGGCGGTCATCTCCTTCGGCTTCGCCACCCCGCAGAGCTCGCACGTCACCTTCCTGGTGGGCATCTGGATGGTGCTGTCGTTCCTCCTCATCGAGGCGCGGCGCTACCGCTACTACGACTTGTGGAACCGCCGCGTCCGTCTGCTGGAGGACGGCTGGTGGGCGCCCATGCTCCGGCGCGAGCCCGTGGACCCGGACGCGATGCGCGAGCTGGCGGTGGAGATGTCCCGGCCGCAGCTCCAGCTGTCGCTCTTCTCGGCCATCTCCACGCGGCTCAACCGGGCCTATGGGCCCATCCTCATGGTCCTGATGGCCACCTGGTTCGTGAAGGTCTACAGCCACCCGAAGCCGCCGAAGGACTTCGACGAGTTCCTGGAGCGCGCCCACGTCGCGTGGGTGCCGGGCGGCCTGATAACGGGCCTGCTGGTCTTCCTCACGCTCGGGGCCACCTACCTCTTCGTCGCCTCCTTCTTCGTCCGGGCGCCCATGGGCGAGCTGCGCACGCGCCCCCGGGGCCGCCGCGCCGCCCTGTGGGAGTCCTTCTACCGGCCCTACGCCATCCACACGCGCCGCCAGCAGCCCCGGCGTCGGCCCCGCCCGAGCGCGTCCGCCGAGCACTGA